CACCCCGACCCAAAGCGATTGCGAGAGCTCGATCCTGAAGGAATCAGCTACGCCGTCTTTCATCCGCGACGTCTGAGTGCCGAAGAGTTACGGGATTCGATGCTGGCCGTCACAGGTGAACTCAACCCAAAGCTTGGTGGCATACCCTGTCGACCCGAAATCAGTCAGGAAGTCGCGCTTCAACCGCGACAAGTGATGGGAACGTTCGCTGCTGCATGGACACCCAATCCGTTTCCCGATCAGAGACATCGTCGCTCGATCTATGTGCTCAAGCTGCGTGGTCTGATTGACCCGATGCTGGAAGTCTTCAATTCACCCTCCCCCGACTTTTCCTGTGAGCAGCGAGAAACATCGACGGTCACACCGCAGGTGTTCAACTTGTTCAATGGCCGGAACACACACAATCGTGCGTTATCGCTGGCTGCACGTGTCTTGAAGGAAACGGACAACGACCGCGACGCGATCCGGCGGTGCTTCCAACTGACACTCTTGCGTGAACCGACGCCGACCGAGTTGGAGGAATTCCTCGCGCACTGGCACCAGACAGAAAATTCGTTGCCCACCGATCCACCCTTTCGCGGCGCTCCGCCACTGGAAGTCCTCCGGGAAGCGGTCGAGGAAAACACGGGCGAGAAGTTCACGTTTGTGGAACGCCTCTTTTCAAACGCCGACTTCGTTCCTGATCTGAGACCGGCCGACGTCGACCGTCGCACACGAGCATTGTCAGACGTCTGTCTGGTGATCCTGAATTCAAACGAGTTCGTGTATGTGTATTGAGACCTCAAATACTAGCACGACGCGCAAGCGAGTGAACCCAGCTCTCGAATTCTCACGGGGACTCGCTTGCGCGTCGTGCTGGTCTATTCATTCACTCGCAGGCGCTTCGTGCTGGTATGGAGAACACGATGAGTGAACGACCGTTTAATGCCGACGAGCCAATCGCTTTCTTCCTTACATGGACCGCTTACGGCACGTGGCTTCCCGGAGACGATCGCGGATGGCACCGTTGGGGAAAAGGCGGAATCCAACCATCCGATGAGCGGATCCAAGAGTCCGCGAGGTCTGAGATGAAGAAATCGGCGTTTTTCTTGTCTGTTGATGATCGCGAAATCGTCGAAGAGACAGTGAAACGCCACTGCGAGATTCGCGAATGGACGCTGCACACGGTCAATGCACGATCGAATCACGTCCATGTCGTTGTTACCGCGTCGGGATACGATCCGAAAAC
The Crateriforma spongiae DNA segment above includes these coding regions:
- a CDS encoding transposase, translating into MSERPFNADEPIAFFLTWTAYGTWLPGDDRGWHRWGKGGIQPSDERIQESARSEMKKSAFFLSVDDREIVEETVKRHCEIREWTLHTVNARSNHVHVVVTASGYDPKTVRDQFKAWCTRKLKPFHPGRERFWTEGGSQRWINHDDDLEAAVLYVGEAQDRKDREEHPGYER